One window of the Chitinophaga niabensis genome contains the following:
- a CDS encoding MerR family transcriptional regulator, protein MNSFTIKDLESLTGIKAHTIRIWEQRYNVMRPKRKDTNHRVYDNGDLKHIMRIAYLYRHGYKISKIAMMTDEQIKQLSLEEGGQKGTHLHQVYINQLVEAMIDFDQTKFEKIFHNVLLRMGFEQTILKVIYPYMERIGLLWLVDCVIPAQEHFAANIIRKKLMVAIDGLDLPKEEDEKFLLFLPEGEFHEVPLLFTQYMLKKHGCAVINFGANVPLEDLTFYTERKQVDHIYTHIITNFPQKALDNFVRDLGRLFPGIPVTISGPQIVRITPPLPDNVTLLMSMEEVLQYVRRKVVL, encoded by the coding sequence TTGAACAGTTTCACCATAAAGGATCTGGAAAGCCTCACCGGCATCAAAGCGCACACCATCAGAATATGGGAACAGCGCTATAATGTAATGCGGCCTAAACGGAAAGATACAAATCACCGGGTATATGACAACGGTGATCTTAAACATATCATGCGCATTGCGTACTTATACCGTCACGGTTACAAGATCTCCAAGATCGCCATGATGACGGATGAGCAGATCAAGCAATTGTCGCTGGAAGAAGGCGGGCAGAAGGGTACACACCTGCACCAGGTGTATATCAATCAGTTAGTGGAGGCCATGATCGATTTTGATCAGACCAAATTTGAGAAGATCTTCCATAATGTATTGCTCCGGATGGGTTTTGAACAGACCATCCTGAAAGTGATCTACCCTTATATGGAACGGATTGGCCTGCTCTGGCTGGTGGACTGTGTGATCCCTGCACAGGAACACTTCGCTGCCAATATCATCCGTAAAAAGCTGATGGTAGCCATAGACGGGCTGGACCTGCCCAAAGAAGAGGATGAAAAGTTCCTGCTCTTTCTCCCGGAAGGCGAATTTCACGAAGTACCCCTTCTTTTCACCCAATACATGCTCAAGAAACATGGCTGCGCCGTGATCAATTTCGGAGCGAACGTACCCTTAGAAGATCTTACCTTTTACACAGAACGCAAACAGGTAGATCATATCTACACGCATATCATCACCAATTTCCCGCAAAAGGCGCTGGATAACTTTGTGCGGGACCTGGGAAGGCTTTTCCCCGGCATCCCGGTTACCATCTCCGGCCCCCAGATTGTACGGATCACACCGCCCCTGCCGGACAATGTGACGCTTTTAATGTCTATGGAAGAAGTGCTGCAGTATGTGCGGCGTAAGGTGGTTTTATAA
- a CDS encoding arginine--tRNA ligase, whose translation MSVVIAIKNAAAAAIQALYQQNFTADDVSVNTTKPEFEGEYTVVVFSFTKFSRLKPEETGKQLGEYLLANNPALFAGFNVVKGFLNLQIQDQYWIQYLQNAHSNKAVGQKPANGRKVMVEYSSPNTNKPLHLGHLRNNFLGYSVAEIYKANGFEVIKANLVNDRGIHICKSMLAWQLFAHGDTPETTGIKGDHLVGDYYVHFEKILRDQAEPIISRVLEGNLKDFEGAEKDKIEKLHNATHKPEVQADKEKLAKVQDEIKELSRNKTEIMQQAKIMLQQWEAGNPEVRALWATMNGWVYEGFNKTYQRLGIDFDKMYYESNTYLLGKDLVEEGLRKGVLFRKEDNSVWIDLTADGLDEKLLLRGDGTSVYMTQDLGTARLKYDDYQMEESLYVVADEQNYHFKVLKLILQKLQEPCADGIYHLSYGMVELPHGRMKSREGTVVDADDLIEEMVHTAATQTEELGKTKGFSEEELRELYETIGLGAMKFFLLKVDPKKKMVFNPEESIDLHGFTGPFIQYSYARIQSILREFSTADLEGLTAYTHNDSLLPMEKELIMLCEQFDTILLEAQKEMSPAVIANYAFLLAQTFNSFYAKKEQGKYIYSVRDAENENKKKLRLQMATLTANTIKQSLKFMGISVPERM comes from the coding sequence ATGAGTGTAGTTATTGCTATCAAAAACGCCGCAGCAGCGGCCATTCAGGCCTTATACCAGCAGAATTTCACTGCTGACGATGTGTCTGTTAACACCACCAAGCCAGAATTCGAAGGGGAATATACTGTTGTCGTATTTTCATTCACAAAGTTCAGCCGCCTGAAACCGGAAGAAACCGGCAAACAACTGGGCGAATACCTTTTAGCCAATAACCCTGCGCTTTTTGCGGGCTTTAACGTAGTGAAAGGTTTCCTCAACCTCCAGATCCAGGATCAATACTGGATACAATACCTGCAAAACGCACATAGTAATAAAGCCGTTGGCCAGAAGCCTGCCAATGGCCGTAAAGTGATGGTGGAATATTCTTCTCCCAACACCAATAAACCCTTACACCTGGGGCACCTGCGCAATAATTTCCTGGGTTACTCCGTAGCGGAAATTTATAAAGCGAATGGGTTTGAAGTGATCAAAGCCAACCTGGTGAATGACCGTGGTATCCACATCTGCAAATCCATGCTTGCATGGCAGTTATTTGCACATGGTGATACACCTGAAACCACCGGCATTAAAGGAGATCACCTGGTAGGTGACTACTATGTACATTTCGAAAAAATACTGCGTGATCAGGCAGAGCCGATCATCTCCCGCGTACTGGAAGGCAACCTGAAAGATTTTGAAGGCGCGGAAAAGGATAAGATAGAAAAACTGCACAATGCCACCCACAAACCGGAAGTGCAGGCAGATAAAGAGAAGCTGGCTAAAGTACAGGATGAGATAAAAGAACTGAGCCGTAATAAAACAGAGATCATGCAGCAGGCTAAGATCATGCTGCAGCAGTGGGAAGCCGGTAACCCTGAGGTACGCGCACTCTGGGCTACCATGAACGGATGGGTGTACGAAGGTTTTAATAAAACCTACCAGCGCCTTGGCATTGATTTCGACAAAATGTATTACGAAAGCAATACCTACCTGCTGGGAAAAGACCTGGTGGAAGAAGGTTTGCGGAAAGGTGTGCTGTTCCGTAAAGAAGATAACTCCGTATGGATAGATCTTACGGCAGACGGGCTGGATGAGAAATTATTGCTCCGTGGAGACGGTACATCTGTATACATGACGCAGGACCTGGGCACTGCGCGTTTGAAGTATGACGATTACCAGATGGAAGAAAGCCTGTACGTGGTAGCAGATGAACAGAACTATCATTTCAAGGTATTGAAACTGATCTTACAGAAACTGCAGGAACCTTGCGCAGATGGTATTTACCATCTCTCCTACGGCATGGTGGAATTACCGCATGGCCGTATGAAAAGCAGGGAAGGCACCGTAGTGGATGCAGATGATCTGATTGAAGAAATGGTGCACACTGCCGCCACACAAACAGAAGAATTAGGTAAAACGAAAGGTTTCTCTGAAGAAGAATTACGTGAGTTGTACGAAACCATTGGTTTGGGCGCCATGAAATTCTTTCTGCTGAAAGTAGATCCTAAAAAGAAAATGGTGTTCAATCCCGAAGAGTCTATTGACCTTCACGGTTTCACCGGCCCCTTTATACAATACAGCTATGCGCGTATCCAGTCCATCCTGCGTGAATTCAGCACGGCAGACCTGGAAGGCCTTACAGCGTATACGCATAACGACTCATTACTGCCCATGGAAAAAGAGCTGATCATGTTATGTGAGCAGTTCGATACCATCCTGCTGGAAGCACAAAAGGAAATGAGCCCGGCTGTGATTGCCAATTATGCATTTTTACTGGCACAGACCTTCAATTCCTTTTATGCTAAAAAGGAGCAGGGTAAATACATTTACTCTGTGAGAGATGCAGAAAATGAGAATAAGAAGAAACTGCGTCTGCAGATGGCTACCCTCACGGCGAACACAATCAAACAAAGTTTGAAGTTCATGGGTATTTCGGTACCAGAGCGGATGTAA
- a CDS encoding helix-turn-helix domain-containing protein, with product MLTRLHAFRDEVEKIFIVFMLNKNGWNVSKTAQELDIQRSHLYNKMERYDIRKSAEDNE from the coding sequence GTGTTAACCCGGCTGCATGCTTTCCGTGATGAAGTTGAAAAAATCTTTATAGTATTTATGCTGAACAAGAATGGCTGGAATGTGTCTAAAACTGCCCAGGAGCTTGATATTCAGCGTAGTCACCTATACAACAAGATGGAGCGGTACGATATTCGCAAATCCGCGGAAGACAATGAGTAA
- a CDS encoding alpha/beta hydrolase produces MSNKHIYLISGLGADERVFQNLEFPEGYETHFLPWIKPLSHDEPIEEYAARMARRILHPNPVMLGLSFGGMMSIEIARQQPVEKVILLSSIKHKRELPPYYNKLAKRLLRTLPDKLVFGQRQFIVRLFMQTSTEQERQLLHDYLYSQNKDHFYMRWALNAVLSWQNEWVPPSLVHIHGSNDRPFPRRFVQPTHTIIKGGHFMVMNRAREINRILEREL; encoded by the coding sequence ATGAGTAACAAACACATTTACCTGATCAGCGGACTCGGGGCTGATGAAAGGGTGTTTCAAAACCTGGAATTTCCGGAAGGTTATGAAACACATTTTCTCCCCTGGATCAAACCACTGAGCCACGATGAGCCCATAGAAGAATATGCGGCCCGCATGGCCCGGCGTATCCTGCATCCCAACCCCGTAATGCTGGGGCTTTCCTTTGGTGGTATGATGAGCATAGAAATTGCCCGTCAGCAACCGGTGGAAAAGGTGATCTTATTATCCAGCATCAAACACAAACGGGAACTGCCCCCTTATTACAACAAGCTGGCAAAGCGGTTGTTGCGGACCCTGCCGGATAAACTCGTGTTCGGCCAGCGCCAGTTCATTGTACGGCTGTTTATGCAAACGAGCACAGAGCAGGAAAGGCAGTTACTGCATGATTACCTGTACAGTCAGAATAAAGATCACTTCTATATGCGCTGGGCACTGAACGCGGTGCTGAGCTGGCAGAATGAATGGGTGCCGCCCTCTCTCGTACATATTCACGGGAGTAACGACCGGCCTTTCCCGCGCAGATTTGTACAACCTACCCATACGATCATAAAAGGCGGACACTTTATGGTGATGAACCGCGCCAGGGAAATTAACAGGATCCTGGAAAGAGAATTATAA
- a CDS encoding HAD family hydrolase — protein MQTQPFRKMAIFDMDNTLLHKSFIYTAAEKLGFMPELRAIIQAGYSDIIRTQKIAQLLKGRTQEELIAVVRSIPLVGDAVSVIKGLKEKGYVCGIISDSYTCITNYVKEQLGMHFSCANVLEFHDNIATGVVSIPANFLKLPDNDCNHDYCKCNMMQHVRGQYDIEMQNILAIGDGVNDICMVRKAGIGIAFNTEHDRLKEVADHIFEERAFMPLLGLA, from the coding sequence ATGCAAACACAGCCCTTTAGGAAGATGGCCATTTTTGATATGGACAATACCCTTCTGCACAAAAGCTTTATTTACACTGCAGCTGAGAAGCTTGGCTTTATGCCGGAGCTGCGGGCTATTATACAAGCGGGTTATTCAGATATCATACGCACACAAAAGATCGCACAATTGCTGAAAGGAAGAACGCAGGAAGAACTGATAGCTGTCGTACGATCGATCCCGTTAGTAGGAGATGCCGTAAGTGTGATAAAGGGATTGAAAGAAAAGGGATATGTATGCGGCATCATCAGTGATAGTTATACCTGCATCACCAATTACGTGAAAGAGCAGCTGGGCATGCATTTCTCCTGCGCCAATGTGCTGGAGTTTCATGATAATATTGCTACCGGCGTTGTGAGCATTCCCGCTAATTTTTTAAAGCTGCCGGATAATGACTGTAACCATGATTACTGCAAATGTAACATGATGCAGCATGTACGTGGTCAGTATGACATTGAGATGCAGAACATCCTCGCTATCGGAGACGGTGTAAATGATATCTGTATGGTGCGCAAAGCGGGTATAGGCATTGCTTTTAATACAGAGCATGACAGGTTGAAGGAAGTGGCAGATCACATTTTTGAAGAACGTGCTTTTATGCCATTGCTGGGATTGGCTTAG
- a CDS encoding cytidine deaminase, which yields MELRSQQIIFEEHTDISSLSPADAALLRAAREATKHAYAPYSHFRVGAVLQLANGKQVVGTNQENASYPVGICAERTGLSAASSQYPDVPVQTIAVSYHNEQGDSSRPISPCGLCRQTLAEYQQRFRAPIRLILSGLTGKVIVIGDALQLLPLSFSSDDMKYFSL from the coding sequence ATGGAACTGAGATCCCAACAGATCATATTTGAAGAACACACGGACATTTCTTCCTTATCCCCGGCTGATGCTGCTCTGCTCCGGGCGGCAAGGGAAGCCACCAAACACGCTTATGCACCCTATTCCCATTTCAGGGTCGGCGCCGTATTACAGCTGGCTAACGGCAAACAGGTAGTGGGTACCAACCAGGAGAATGCTTCCTACCCGGTAGGGATCTGTGCGGAAAGAACAGGGCTTTCGGCCGCTTCTTCCCAATACCCGGATGTGCCGGTACAAACCATTGCCGTGAGCTACCATAATGAGCAGGGAGACAGTTCCAGGCCCATCAGCCCCTGCGGTCTCTGCCGGCAGACCCTGGCGGAATACCAGCAGCGGTTCAGGGCTCCCATCCGGCTGATCCTCTCCGGCCTTACCGGGAAGGTGATCGTGATCGGGGATGCCCTCCAGTTACTGCCCCTTTCTTTTTCCTCAGATGACATGAAATATTTTTCGTTATAA
- a CDS encoding OmpA family protein: MKKIKWVIYLLTVLPLASMAQTPSTTSETAEVTPSSGGVFGGSKNFRTFSIGINGGVLIPSVATGGSNDFTKWQVNYGYGAYLKWQLLHFLALRGDFVAGKLKADNSRELGNGQAPNSPYASFETSLKWSGSLNAVFNLATINWLHKQSAATLYVSVGGGLAGYNPEVTTPGGVTTEYKPSGAIKEFFVPVGAGLKFKLSEGVNLDLGYTMHYLDGDNLDGYNKAPSKDKYAYGYAGLEFSLGNRSKPQLQWHNAPAVMYDQLEASRNQLKMELDAEKENNAKLAASVAKLQADSDGDGVSDLFDKCPNTAAGDKVDGSGCPLPKPDTLKPEVKVIITEDDRRLVREAIANLEFATGKADIKPSSFASLDRVADLIKRKNLSLKLAGHTDNVGKDASNMILSKNRAESVKAYLVGKGVNPSRIEATGYGETQPIATNKTAAGRQQNRRVEFTIY; this comes from the coding sequence ATGAAAAAAATCAAATGGGTCATTTACTTGTTGACCGTCTTACCCCTCGCAAGCATGGCGCAGACCCCGTCAACCACCTCAGAAACCGCGGAGGTCACACCATCCTCCGGCGGCGTTTTTGGCGGAAGTAAGAACTTCCGCACTTTCTCCATAGGCATTAATGGCGGTGTATTGATACCCTCTGTTGCTACCGGCGGTAGCAACGATTTCACCAAATGGCAGGTCAATTACGGCTATGGCGCCTATCTTAAATGGCAATTGCTGCACTTCCTCGCTCTCCGGGGGGACTTTGTAGCAGGTAAGCTGAAGGCAGACAACAGCCGTGAATTAGGCAATGGCCAGGCACCAAACAGTCCTTACGCATCGTTCGAAACATCTCTTAAATGGTCCGGTAGTTTAAACGCCGTTTTCAACCTGGCCACTATTAACTGGCTGCACAAACAGAGTGCCGCAACATTGTATGTGTCTGTAGGTGGCGGTTTGGCAGGTTATAACCCGGAAGTGACCACCCCGGGCGGTGTTACCACGGAGTACAAACCCAGCGGGGCTATCAAAGAGTTTTTTGTACCTGTTGGGGCCGGTTTGAAGTTCAAACTCTCAGAAGGTGTGAACCTCGATCTCGGCTATACGATGCATTACCTGGACGGGGATAACCTGGACGGCTATAACAAAGCGCCTTCCAAGGATAAATACGCCTATGGTTATGCCGGCCTGGAATTCAGCCTTGGCAATCGCAGCAAACCACAACTGCAATGGCATAATGCCCCGGCAGTGATGTATGATCAGCTGGAAGCTTCCCGCAATCAACTGAAGATGGAACTGGATGCAGAAAAGGAAAACAACGCCAAACTGGCTGCCAGTGTAGCTAAACTGCAGGCAGACAGTGATGGTGACGGTGTTTCTGATCTCTTTGATAAATGCCCGAACACTGCTGCAGGTGATAAAGTAGACGGTTCCGGCTGCCCGCTGCCGAAACCTGACACATTGAAACCGGAAGTAAAAGTGATCATTACGGAAGATGACCGCCGCCTGGTAAGGGAAGCTATTGCCAACCTGGAATTTGCTACCGGTAAAGCCGATATCAAACCAAGTTCCTTTGCTTCACTGGATAGAGTGGCAGACCTTATCAAACGTAAGAACCTGAGCCTTAAACTGGCAGGCCATACAGATAATGTAGGTAAAGACGCCAGCAACATGATCTTATCCAAGAACAGGGCAGAATCCGTGAAAGCTTACCTCGTTGGCAAGGGCGTTAACCCAAGCCGGATAGAAGCTACCGGATACGGTGAAACACAGCCGATTGCGACCAATAAAACAGCCGCAGGACGCCAGCAGAATCGCCGCGTAGAGTTCACTATCTATTGA
- a CDS encoding tetratricopeptide repeat protein — protein MFLYRILHLCTFVLAMFIIVPAFAGSPSGDNRARKLYKEGLQLKKDGRLDEAQQRFMAAIAADGAFAAAYIELAGIYRLQQQPEPAKQQLLILLEKSPEHPAALETLAGIFYEQKAYEDALTYAYRAQQQGCRKMHRIIGLSYSYLDHPAEAIPALENACKEEPRKAELLCQVARLYAQQEDYKQSIRYYELSLQGDSTSPDVYYELGMMNFNMENYKTATGAFEQAARLGRPVDADLYLNLGMAHLKQAAYDDAIRNLLSALAIRPKDVQVMTNLANAYYKKQEFKNAITQWNNILLQQPLNGFAMFMLGKSYICSGEVARGQAICDQALTLGER, from the coding sequence ATGTTCCTATACCGTATCCTACACCTATGCACCTTTGTGCTGGCGATGTTTATTATTGTGCCGGCCTTTGCGGGATCACCATCCGGTGATAACCGTGCCAGGAAACTATATAAGGAGGGATTGCAGCTGAAGAAGGATGGCCGCCTGGATGAAGCGCAACAGCGTTTTATGGCTGCTATTGCTGCTGACGGGGCTTTTGCGGCAGCATATATAGAACTGGCCGGGATCTACCGCCTGCAGCAGCAGCCGGAACCGGCTAAACAACAATTACTCATTTTACTGGAAAAGTCTCCTGAACATCCGGCTGCGCTGGAAACGCTGGCGGGCATCTTTTACGAGCAAAAAGCGTATGAGGATGCACTGACCTATGCTTACCGCGCGCAACAACAGGGCTGCCGCAAAATGCACAGGATCATCGGGTTAAGTTATTCTTACCTCGATCATCCGGCAGAAGCCATCCCTGCGCTGGAAAATGCCTGTAAGGAAGAACCGCGGAAGGCAGAATTACTCTGCCAGGTTGCGCGGTTGTACGCCCAGCAGGAAGATTATAAACAAAGCATCCGTTATTACGAGTTATCACTGCAGGGAGACAGTACCTCGCCGGATGTATATTACGAACTGGGAATGATGAATTTCAATATGGAAAACTACAAAACCGCCACGGGGGCATTTGAGCAGGCAGCCAGGTTAGGGCGCCCCGTAGACGCAGATCTTTATTTAAACCTGGGTATGGCCCACCTTAAACAGGCCGCTTATGATGACGCCATACGTAACCTGCTCTCCGCTTTAGCAATAAGACCTAAAGATGTTCAGGTAATGACGAACCTCGCCAATGCCTATTACAAGAAACAGGAATTTAAGAACGCTATCACGCAATGGAATAACATTCTCCTGCAGCAGCCATTGAACGGCTTTGCCATGTTCATGCTCGGGAAATCGTATATCTGTTCCGGTGAGGTTGCCCGCGGGCAGGCTATCTGCGATCAGGCTTTAACCTTAGGGGAGCGGTGA
- a CDS encoding porin family protein codes for MKKIAFLALFGGLFTQQANAQELSLGVKGGLNVAKVTNTIFNDEKTRAAIYLGGFARVTFNESWSVQPELFYSGQGLKYNVPILGEYKVRLNYINLPVMVQYHLIPEFYLEAGPQLGFMVAAKNKHGNTTVDIQNHTRGVDFGLGFGLGYDFDFGVGIGARYNFGLTDVYDHDESQKNSVAQFGLYYTLGKFKR; via the coding sequence ATGAAAAAAATTGCTTTTCTAGCATTATTCGGGGGCCTGTTCACCCAGCAGGCGAACGCACAGGAGCTCTCTCTTGGTGTAAAAGGTGGTCTTAACGTTGCCAAAGTAACCAACACCATCTTCAACGATGAGAAGACCCGTGCTGCCATTTACCTTGGCGGCTTTGCCCGTGTAACTTTTAACGAAAGCTGGAGTGTTCAGCCGGAATTATTCTACTCCGGCCAGGGGCTCAAATACAATGTTCCTATCCTGGGAGAATACAAGGTGCGCCTGAATTACATCAACCTGCCTGTGATGGTACAGTATCATCTCATTCCTGAATTTTACCTGGAAGCAGGCCCTCAGCTGGGTTTTATGGTAGCTGCCAAAAACAAACACGGTAACACTACCGTGGATATCCAAAACCACACGAGAGGGGTAGACTTTGGGCTGGGCTTTGGACTGGGTTACGACTTTGACTTCGGTGTAGGTATCGGTGCAAGGTATAATTTCGGATTAACGGATGTGTATGATCACGATGAGAGCCAGAAGAATTCCGTTGCACAGTTCGGGTTATATTATACCCTTGGGAAGTTTAAAAGATAA
- a CDS encoding sigma-54-dependent transcriptional regulator has translation MANILIIDDEKSIRKTLSEILSYEGYKIEEAADGAEGFKMYKEKAYDAVLCDIKMPKMDGLEFLEKAKEINPDVPIIMVSGHGNIDTAVEAVKKGAYDYISKPPDLNRLLITLRNALDKTTLVAETKTLRKKVNKTPEMIGESSPIVKIKDTIHKVAPTDARVLVTGENGAGKELVARWIHEYSNRASGPMVEVNCAAIPSELIESELFGHEKGSFTSAIKQRIGKFEQASGGTLFLDEIGDMSLSAQAKVLRALQEGKITRVGGDKEISVDVRVVAATNKDLLKEVEDKNFRLDLYHRLSVILIHVPALNDRREDVPLLVDHFLDIVCAEYGIARKSADKDAMKALQQHNWTGNIRELRNVVERLVILSGKTISADDVENYVIPNHEKKKATT, from the coding sequence ATGGCCAACATATTGATTATAGACGACGAGAAAAGTATCCGTAAAACGCTCTCCGAAATCCTGTCCTACGAAGGATATAAGATCGAAGAAGCTGCCGATGGGGCTGAAGGTTTCAAAATGTACAAGGAGAAAGCATATGATGCCGTGTTGTGCGACATCAAAATGCCGAAGATGGATGGCCTCGAATTTCTCGAAAAAGCAAAAGAGATCAACCCGGATGTTCCCATTATCATGGTATCCGGGCACGGTAATATAGATACTGCGGTGGAAGCCGTAAAAAAAGGCGCGTACGATTACATCTCCAAACCGCCGGACCTGAACCGCCTGCTGATCACGCTGCGGAATGCACTGGATAAAACCACCCTGGTGGCAGAAACCAAAACGCTGCGCAAAAAGGTGAACAAAACACCTGAAATGATCGGAGAGTCCAGCCCCATCGTTAAAATTAAAGACACCATTCATAAAGTAGCACCAACAGATGCCCGTGTACTGGTTACCGGGGAGAATGGGGCAGGAAAGGAGCTGGTAGCCCGCTGGATCCATGAGTACAGCAACCGCGCCAGTGGCCCGATGGTGGAAGTGAACTGCGCTGCTATTCCCAGCGAACTGATAGAAAGCGAATTATTCGGCCATGAAAAAGGTTCTTTTACCTCTGCCATCAAACAACGCATCGGCAAGTTTGAGCAGGCCAGCGGTGGTACCCTTTTCCTGGACGAGATCGGCGATATGAGCCTCAGCGCACAGGCTAAAGTACTGCGTGCGCTGCAGGAAGGTAAGATCACCCGCGTGGGCGGAGATAAAGAGATCAGTGTGGATGTACGCGTGGTGGCCGCTACCAATAAAGACCTGCTGAAGGAAGTGGAAGACAAGAATTTCCGTCTTGACCTCTACCACCGCCTCAGCGTGATCCTCATTCATGTACCTGCGCTGAACGACAGGAGAGAAGATGTGCCTTTGCTGGTAGATCACTTCCTGGACATTGTTTGCGCAGAGTATGGGATAGCGCGTAAATCTGCAGACAAAGATGCCATGAAAGCTTTGCAACAGCATAACTGGACGGGCAATATCCGTGAGCTGCGGAACGTAGTGGAAAGGCTGGTGATCCTTTCAGGGAAAACCATTTCGGCGGATGATGTGGAGAATTATGTAATTCCCAATCACGAGAAAAAAAAAGCCACTACCTGA
- the lepB gene encoding signal peptidase I, translating to MNLAFWRKKDGQPKKKKSAVREWLDAALFAVIAATLIRTFIFEAYTIPTPSMEKTLLVNDFLFVSKVSYGPRIPMTPLAVPFTHHTLPLTKYTKAYSEAVSWKYRRMPGFGDIKRNDVVVFNFPEGDTVALEHQDESYYELVRRMGRDEVWRQFQVTSRPVDKRENYIKRCVGIAGDSLAVRDGIVIVNGRPETPPPASQRFYHVTTSENQTLNPMRLEEMGVDNTPEMKVAGRMSYNLTPSEAKEIGAFPIVNNNIQPFLDNTEDGVWPQDTAHFKFTIDNFGPIYIPQKGATVTLDSSNIELYRRIIAVYENNTLETKGGQFVINGKATNIYTFKMNYYWMMGDNRHKSLDSRYWGFVPEDHVVGKAWLIWMSYGKGGIRWSRLFRTIR from the coding sequence ATGAACCTGGCATTTTGGAGAAAGAAGGATGGTCAGCCTAAGAAGAAAAAGTCCGCAGTACGCGAATGGCTGGATGCAGCTTTATTCGCCGTAATAGCGGCTACGCTGATCCGCACCTTCATTTTTGAAGCATATACCATACCTACGCCTTCAATGGAAAAAACCTTACTGGTGAATGATTTCCTGTTCGTCAGCAAAGTTAGTTACGGTCCCCGCATCCCTATGACACCATTAGCAGTACCCTTTACACATCATACCCTTCCCCTGACAAAATATACCAAAGCCTATTCGGAGGCAGTTTCCTGGAAGTACAGGCGCATGCCCGGTTTTGGTGATATCAAACGGAACGATGTAGTGGTATTCAACTTCCCTGAAGGAGATACCGTAGCCCTTGAGCATCAGGACGAAAGCTATTACGAGCTGGTTCGCCGGATGGGGAGGGACGAAGTGTGGAGGCAATTCCAGGTTACTTCCCGCCCCGTAGATAAACGCGAAAACTATATCAAACGTTGTGTAGGTATTGCAGGTGATTCCCTGGCCGTAAGAGACGGTATCGTGATCGTGAATGGCAGACCTGAAACACCGCCGCCGGCCAGCCAGCGTTTTTATCATGTTACCACTTCAGAGAATCAGACCCTGAACCCGATGCGCCTCGAAGAAATGGGGGTGGACAATACCCCGGAAATGAAAGTAGCGGGCAGGATGAGTTATAATCTTACGCCTTCAGAAGCCAAAGAGATCGGTGCTTTCCCCATCGTGAACAACAACATCCAGCCTTTCCTGGATAATACGGAAGATGGGGTTTGGCCGCAGGATACCGCGCATTTCAAATTCACCATCGATAACTTCGGTCCCATCTATATTCCTCAAAAAGGCGCTACCGTAACACTGGATAGCAGCAATATTGAGTTATACCGCCGCATTATTGCCGTATATGAGAACAATACCCTGGAAACCAAAGGTGGCCAGTTTGTTATCAATGGCAAAGCCACTAATATCTACACCTTTAAAATGAACTACTACTGGATGATGGGGGATAACCGTCATAAATCCCTGGATTCCCGCTATTGGGGATTTGTTCCGGAGGACCATGTGGTAGGGAAGGCCTGGCTCATCTGGATGAGCTACGGTAAAGGTGGCATCCGCTGGAGCCGCCTGTTCAGAACTATCCGGTAA